One segment of Formicincola oecophyllae DNA contains the following:
- the def gene encoding peptide deformylase: MSLTELLQNVADAEPATVLVAPHPFLRRKARPVEEADLPTIREALPSLFAALYKAPGIGLAAPQAGIGLRYLIMDLARPDEGEAPAPHLFINPVILESSEELAPYHEGCLSLPNQFADVMRPARVRVRYQDLEGAFVEVEADGLLATCLQHEIDHLDGVLFVDHLSTLKRNMVMRRLEKEQKRRR, from the coding sequence ATGAGCTTGACTGAACTTCTGCAAAACGTGGCGGATGCAGAGCCTGCGACCGTCCTTGTGGCCCCCCACCCCTTCCTGCGCCGCAAAGCGCGCCCGGTGGAGGAAGCCGACCTCCCCACTATTAGGGAAGCTTTGCCCAGCCTGTTTGCTGCCCTTTACAAAGCGCCTGGCATTGGGCTGGCTGCCCCCCAGGCGGGCATAGGGCTGCGCTACCTCATCATGGACCTTGCCCGCCCTGATGAGGGGGAGGCCCCCGCCCCCCACCTGTTCATTAACCCCGTGATCCTTGAAAGCAGCGAGGAGCTCGCCCCCTACCACGAAGGCTGCCTTTCCCTGCCCAACCAGTTTGCTGACGTCATGCGCCCTGCGCGCGTGCGCGTGCGCTACCAGGACCTGGAGGGCGCCTTTGTGGAGGTGGAGGCGGACGGCCTTTTGGCAACGTGCCTTCAGCATGAAATCGACCATCTTGACGGCGTCCTGTTCGTTGATCACCTCTCAACGCTCAAGCGTAACATGGTGATGCGCCGCCTGGAGAAAGAGCAGAAGCGCCGCCGCTAA
- the lptB gene encoding LPS export ABC transporter ATP-binding protein encodes MMEQMSNPDTGLVARGIGKFYKKRQVVRDVSLHVQRGEAVGLLGPNGAGKTTSFYMIVGLVKADTGAIMLDGADITQLPMYRRARLGVGYLPQEASIFRGLTVEQNIMAALEVVEPDKDRRHEMLDGLLAEFGITRLRQSPSLALSGGERRRLEIARALASQPNYILLDEPLAGVDPIAVGEIRDLVKHLKDRGIGVLITDHNVRETLEVIDRGYILHSGHVLMEGTPEAIVANPDVRRIYLGENFTR; translated from the coding sequence ATGATGGAGCAGATGAGCAACCCCGACACCGGCCTGGTGGCGCGCGGCATCGGCAAGTTCTACAAAAAGCGCCAAGTGGTGCGTGACGTCTCCCTCCACGTTCAGCGGGGGGAGGCCGTTGGCTTGCTCGGCCCCAATGGCGCTGGCAAAACCACCAGCTTCTATATGATTGTTGGCCTGGTGAAGGCGGACACGGGTGCCATCATGCTTGATGGCGCCGACATCACCCAACTGCCCATGTACCGCCGCGCCCGCTTGGGCGTGGGCTACCTGCCCCAGGAAGCCAGCATTTTCCGTGGCCTAACGGTGGAGCAGAACATCATGGCCGCCTTAGAGGTGGTGGAGCCTGACAAAGACCGCCGCCATGAGATGCTCGATGGCCTTTTAGCGGAGTTCGGCATCACCAGGCTGCGCCAATCCCCTTCGCTGGCGCTTTCAGGGGGTGAGCGCAGGCGCCTTGAAATCGCCCGCGCCTTAGCAAGCCAGCCTAACTACATCCTCCTTGACGAACCCCTGGCAGGCGTTGACCCCATTGCGGTGGGGGAGATCCGCGACCTCGTTAAGCACCTCAAGGACAGGGGGATTGGGGTGCTCATCACAGACCACAACGTGCGGGAAACGCTGGAGGTCATCGACCGTGGCTATATCCTCCACAGTGGCCATGTCTTGATGGAGGGCACGCCTGAGGCCATCGTGGCCAACCCTGATGTGCGCCGCATCTACCTGGGGGAAAACTTCACGCGTTGA
- the lptC gene encoding LPS export ABC transporter periplasmic protein LptC, translating into MTSPQREDFDPAHQERIRRLDELRQEALARNRSVPTASALAKRQERLKLLLITLPVIGGLFVGSILAWPEITHLLHQNKAVLHELGRLKLETGLMDRMVYRNVDDDGRPYTLTADHAHQLADNRINLQNPAADIVLGPHSWAWVRADRGVYMEHERTLNLDGHIILYRNDGLILNTPSADLDLGHGVLATHDWVHAESPSGTQDAMGAFLDQKANILLFGGPGLTRRFDDNGDPSPYLSKPVPKPAAEENHGR; encoded by the coding sequence ATGACCAGTCCCCAACGCGAGGATTTCGACCCCGCCCACCAGGAGCGCATCAGGCGCCTCGATGAACTCCGCCAGGAGGCGCTGGCGCGCAACCGCTCTGTTCCCACTGCCAGCGCCTTGGCCAAGCGTCAGGAACGGTTGAAGCTGCTCCTCATCACGCTGCCTGTCATCGGGGGGCTGTTTGTCGGCAGCATTCTGGCATGGCCTGAAATCACCCACCTGCTGCACCAGAACAAAGCCGTCCTCCATGAGCTGGGGCGCCTGAAGCTTGAAACAGGCTTGATGGACAGGATGGTCTACCGCAATGTGGATGATGACGGCCGCCCCTACACGCTGACCGCCGACCATGCCCACCAACTGGCTGACAACCGCATCAACTTGCAGAACCCTGCTGCCGACATTGTGCTCGGCCCCCATTCATGGGCTTGGGTGCGCGCTGACAGGGGGGTCTACATGGAGCATGAGCGCACACTTAACCTGGATGGTCACATCATCCTCTATCGCAATGATGGCCTCATCCTGAACACGCCTAGCGCTGACCTCGACCTTGGCCATGGCGTCCTCGCCACCCATGATTGGGTCCATGCTGAAAGCCCCTCCGGCACGCAGGACGCCATGGGCGCCTTCCTTGACCAAAAAGCCAACATCCTGCTTTTTGGTGGCCCAGGCCTGACCAGGCGTTTTGATGACAATGGCGATCCGTCCCCCTACCTTTCAAAGCCCGTTCCCAAGCCTGCCGCGGAGGAAAACCATGGCCGCTGA
- a CDS encoding KpsF/GutQ family sugar-phosphate isomerase produces the protein MALSPSTTPAPEQSLPPGPVRTLNNQISGLVALRDALEREELGTAFSQAVDIILQSRGRLAVCGIGKSGHVGRKLQSTLASTGTPSLFIHAAEAAHGDLGSLQPEDVLLVLSNSGETIELEAVLRHALRLGMRRLAITSQPHSTLARWAEVPLIMPATPEACPLGLAPTTSTLMQLAIGDALAMALLEKRGFSRSDFSLLHPAGRLGARLRPVGEFMHKGPTMPLGTADMSLREVIMEMTSKSFGCVGIVDSGGRLVGLVSERDLRQALDRDLDSTCAETIMNLMPRTTTSETSAEELLLLMSNPDFPVSSMFVLDGAGRPQGIVHLHDILRAGTA, from the coding sequence ATGGCCCTTTCTCCCTCCACCACCCCTGCCCCTGAACAATCCTTGCCACCAGGCCCTGTGCGCACGCTGAATAACCAAATCAGTGGCCTTGTGGCCCTGCGTGACGCCCTTGAGAGGGAGGAACTTGGCACCGCCTTCAGCCAAGCAGTGGACATCATCTTGCAAAGCCGGGGGCGACTGGCTGTGTGCGGCATTGGCAAATCAGGCCATGTGGGGCGCAAGCTTCAAAGCACCCTTGCTTCCACAGGCACACCATCGCTTTTCATCCATGCTGCTGAGGCGGCCCACGGCGACCTAGGCTCCCTCCAGCCTGAGGACGTTCTGCTGGTGCTCTCCAACTCTGGGGAGACGATAGAGCTGGAAGCAGTGCTGCGCCATGCGTTGCGCCTTGGTATGCGGCGGCTTGCTATCACCAGCCAGCCTCATTCCACCTTGGCGCGCTGGGCGGAGGTCCCGCTTATCATGCCGGCCACGCCTGAGGCCTGCCCTCTGGGGCTTGCACCTACTACCTCCACCCTCATGCAATTGGCCATAGGGGATGCCCTGGCCATGGCCCTGCTGGAGAAGCGCGGCTTCAGCCGTTCTGACTTCAGCCTGTTGCACCCGGCAGGGCGGCTGGGAGCGCGGCTGCGCCCTGTTGGGGAATTCATGCACAAGGGGCCGACCATGCCCCTTGGCACCGCTGACATGAGCTTGCGTGAGGTCATCATGGAAATGACCAGCAAATCATTTGGCTGCGTGGGCATTGTTGACAGCGGCGGCCGCCTGGTAGGGCTAGTCTCAGAACGCGACCTGCGCCAGGCGCTTGACCGCGACCTTGACAGCACATGCGCGGAGACGATCATGAATCTTATGCCGCGTACCACCACCTCTGAAACTTCAGCTGAGGAGCTTCTCCTCCTCATGAGCAACCCGGACTTCCCCGTCAGCTCTATGTTCGTTCTGGACGGGGCAGGCCGCCCCCAGGGCATTGTCCACCTGCACGACATCCTGCGCGCTGGCACGGCCTGA
- a CDS encoding ribonuclease D, protein MGSESKAIHLHDGDLPDGLDLGPVVAIDTETMGLDQRRDRLCLVQISSGDGTAHLVQIKPESMGGKGANCPNLKAMLENPNVKKLMHYARFDVGILQHALGVRMTSVICTKIAARLVYTFTDKHGLAFLTKDLLGIEMSKQQQCSDWGAPELTPEQLQYAASDVLHLHALWEKLEAMLVREGRRELAQQCFDFLPTRAELDSLGYDHPDIFSHSARL, encoded by the coding sequence ATGGGTTCCGAAAGCAAGGCCATTCACCTTCATGACGGCGACTTGCCAGATGGCCTTGACCTGGGCCCGGTCGTTGCCATCGACACAGAGACCATGGGGCTTGACCAGCGCCGTGACCGCCTTTGCCTGGTGCAGATCTCCAGCGGTGACGGCACAGCCCACCTGGTGCAAATCAAGCCTGAATCCATGGGCGGCAAAGGGGCCAACTGCCCCAACTTGAAAGCCATGCTTGAAAACCCGAACGTCAAGAAGCTTATGCATTATGCGCGCTTTGACGTTGGCATCCTTCAACACGCCCTGGGTGTGCGCATGACTTCGGTCATCTGCACCAAGATCGCTGCCCGCCTGGTCTACACCTTCACAGACAAGCACGGGCTGGCTTTCCTCACCAAGGATTTGCTTGGCATTGAGATGTCCAAGCAGCAGCAGTGCTCTGACTGGGGGGCGCCTGAACTCACCCCTGAACAGCTGCAATACGCTGCCTCTGACGTGCTGCACCTTCATGCTTTATGGGAAAAGCTGGAGGCCATGCTGGTGCGCGAAGGGCGCCGGGAGCTGGCCCAACAATGCTTTGACTTCCTGCCCACCCGCGCTGAGCTGGACAGCCTGGGCTACGACCACCCCGACATCTTCTCCCACAGCGCACGCCTGTAA
- a CDS encoding M3 family oligoendopeptidase, with amino-acid sequence MTSPTSPENAHALPPLALPEAPPRWDLSDLYPSRQDPALVADLDKAATQARAFKARWQGKLGESGAGLASALEAYEKLDELLSRAATYSYLQFAEASTDPAAGRLLQDVREKITALSADLLFFSLEINRIEDAPFEVLLADQALAGWATYLRDMRSHRPHQLSDELEQALMDMDVTGRSAWVRLFDETMAALTVELNGQTRPLDEAFTLMMDPDRTVRAKAAKAISATLGRNNHLLASITNTLAKDKATRDKMRSFSRPVSARNLANRVEDEVVDALDSAVEAAFPRLSHRYYSLKAGWLGLDRLEHWDRNAPLPGVEARPLSWGEGASIVRQAYHGFDPEMGALADRFLTNSWIDAAPVPGKASGAFAHPAVPSVHPYILMSYRGQPRDVMTLAHEMGHGIHQVLAGQAQGHLRSSTPLTLAETASVFGEMLTFCSLLGQAPTLAHRRHLIASKVEDMLNTVVRQMAFYQFESKVHAERTKGEIPAARLGEIWRDVQQRSLGPAFNFTPDYDQYWSYIPHFIHSPFYVYAYAFGDCLVNALYGVYSSQPDGFAPRYKALLSAGGSKRHHELLAPFGLDARDPAFWNIGLDVISGLIDELEAMPAA; translated from the coding sequence ATGACGTCACCCACCAGTCCTGAAAACGCCCACGCGCTGCCCCCTTTGGCTTTGCCAGAAGCGCCGCCGCGCTGGGACCTTTCAGACCTCTACCCCAGCAGGCAGGACCCAGCCCTGGTGGCGGACCTGGACAAGGCCGCAACCCAGGCGCGTGCCTTCAAGGCGCGCTGGCAAGGCAAGCTTGGGGAAAGTGGCGCTGGGCTGGCCAGTGCGCTTGAAGCCTATGAAAAGCTTGATGAACTTCTAAGCCGCGCTGCCACGTACAGTTACCTGCAATTTGCTGAAGCCAGCACCGACCCTGCCGCAGGGCGCCTGCTGCAGGATGTGCGCGAGAAAATCACAGCACTTTCAGCTGACCTGCTGTTCTTCAGCCTTGAAATCAACCGGATTGAGGACGCACCTTTTGAGGTCCTCCTGGCTGACCAGGCCTTGGCTGGCTGGGCCACTTACCTGCGTGACATGCGCAGCCATCGCCCCCACCAGCTTTCAGACGAGCTTGAACAGGCCTTGATGGACATGGACGTGACAGGCCGCAGCGCCTGGGTGCGCCTTTTCGATGAGACCATGGCGGCCTTGACGGTGGAGCTGAACGGCCAGACACGGCCCCTTGATGAAGCTTTCACTCTGATGATGGATCCAGACCGCACCGTGCGCGCGAAAGCGGCCAAGGCCATCAGCGCAACGCTTGGGCGCAATAACCACCTGTTGGCCAGCATCACCAACACTTTGGCCAAAGACAAAGCCACCCGCGACAAAATGCGCAGCTTCAGCCGCCCCGTCAGCGCCCGCAACCTGGCCAACAGGGTGGAGGACGAGGTGGTTGACGCCCTCGACAGCGCTGTGGAGGCAGCCTTCCCCAGGCTTTCGCACCGCTACTACAGCTTGAAAGCTGGCTGGCTAGGGCTGGACCGCTTGGAGCACTGGGACAGGAACGCCCCCCTGCCAGGGGTGGAGGCCAGGCCGCTCAGCTGGGGGGAAGGGGCTTCCATCGTGCGGCAAGCTTACCATGGCTTCGACCCGGAGATGGGCGCTTTGGCTGACCGTTTCCTCACCAACTCCTGGATTGACGCAGCCCCGGTGCCTGGCAAAGCCTCTGGCGCTTTCGCCCATCCTGCTGTGCCTTCAGTCCATCCCTACATCTTGATGAGCTACCGCGGGCAGCCACGTGACGTCATGACCTTGGCCCATGAAATGGGCCACGGCATCCACCAGGTTCTGGCTGGGCAGGCGCAGGGGCACCTACGCTCCTCCACCCCTTTAACCTTGGCTGAGACGGCCTCCGTTTTTGGGGAGATGCTAACATTCTGCTCCCTCCTGGGGCAGGCGCCCACCCTAGCGCACAGGCGCCACCTTATCGCCTCCAAAGTGGAGGACATGCTCAACACTGTTGTGCGCCAAATGGCTTTTTACCAATTTGAGTCCAAGGTCCACGCTGAACGCACTAAGGGCGAAATCCCAGCTGCCCGCCTAGGCGAGATTTGGCGTGATGTGCAGCAGCGCAGCCTGGGGCCGGCTTTCAACTTCACCCCTGACTATGATCAGTACTGGTCCTACATACCGCATTTCATCCATTCGCCGTTTTATGTTTACGCCTACGCTTTTGGCGATTGCCTGGTGAATGCGCTTTATGGCGTCTACAGCAGCCAGCCTGATGGGTTCGCGCCCCGTTATAAGGCGCTGCTCAGCGCGGGCGGCAGCAAGCGCCACCATGAGCTTCTGGCCCCCTTTGGCCTTGACGCGCGCGACCCTGCTTTTTGGAATATCGGCCTTGACGTGATCTCTGGCCTGATTGACGAGCTGGAAGCCATGCCTGCCGCTTGA
- a CDS encoding ABC1 kinase family protein gives MSDHHKPAPTPTPSRDKLDESGFLDGMGRLLRSSGAMGGVVARLAGQRLGFETGGAAHAEALKNALGGLKGPLMKGAQLLAAVPGLLPEEYADTLAGLQSNAPPMGWGFVARRMKAELGPEWGRHFSAFGRTAVAAASLGQVHKARLPDGRLVACKLQYPGMDSAVETDLGQLRALLGVYRSFSTTIRQDEVYAELAERMREELDYQREAANLRLYQHMLGTSAQVRVPNPVDDLTTKRLLVMEWVEGSPVGAAFTPDMAQEGRNQVASALFKAWYKPFYHYGVIHGDPHPGNFTLRAGEGGEGPGINLLDLGAIRVFRPRFVHGVVELYRALQEQDGERAYHAYELWGFKGLSRETAAILGEWARFFFKPLLTDRAVTMRESNNPEAARAMLEQVFEGLKRTGGVTLPREFVMLDRSAIGLGSAFLRLDAKLNWHRMFEGLLEGYSLAALERQQAAALQQAGVPGPDAPTA, from the coding sequence ATGAGTGATCACCACAAGCCTGCCCCCACCCCCACACCCAGCCGTGACAAGCTTGATGAGAGTGGCTTCCTGGATGGCATGGGGCGTTTGCTGCGTTCATCAGGGGCCATGGGGGGTGTTGTGGCGCGCCTGGCCGGGCAGAGGCTGGGGTTTGAAACAGGTGGCGCAGCCCACGCTGAAGCCCTCAAAAACGCCCTTGGCGGCCTTAAGGGACCGTTGATGAAGGGCGCGCAGCTTCTGGCTGCTGTGCCAGGGCTGCTGCCTGAGGAATACGCTGACACCCTGGCTGGGCTGCAGTCCAACGCGCCCCCCATGGGCTGGGGTTTTGTCGCGCGCCGCATGAAAGCGGAACTGGGGCCTGAATGGGGGCGGCATTTCAGCGCTTTTGGCCGCACGGCCGTGGCTGCGGCCTCCCTGGGGCAGGTGCACAAGGCGCGCTTGCCCGATGGGCGCTTGGTGGCGTGCAAGCTCCAGTACCCTGGGATGGACAGCGCCGTTGAAACCGACCTGGGCCAGTTGCGCGCCCTGCTTGGTGTTTACCGCAGTTTCAGCACCACCATCAGGCAGGATGAAGTTTACGCCGAGCTAGCCGAGCGCATGAGGGAGGAACTGGACTACCAACGCGAAGCCGCCAATCTGCGCTTGTACCAGCATATGCTGGGCACATCAGCGCAGGTGCGTGTGCCTAATCCCGTTGATGACCTCACAACCAAGCGGCTGCTGGTCATGGAATGGGTGGAGGGTAGCCCCGTCGGCGCTGCTTTCACCCCCGACATGGCACAGGAAGGGCGTAACCAGGTGGCATCCGCCCTTTTTAAAGCCTGGTACAAGCCCTTTTACCATTACGGCGTCATCCACGGTGACCCCCACCCTGGCAATTTCACCTTGCGTGCGGGGGAAGGGGGGGAAGGTCCTGGTATCAACCTACTTGACCTTGGTGCCATCAGGGTATTCAGGCCACGCTTCGTCCATGGCGTTGTGGAGCTGTACCGCGCCCTCCAGGAGCAAGATGGCGAGCGTGCCTACCACGCTTATGAACTTTGGGGCTTCAAGGGCCTCTCGCGGGAGACGGCGGCCATTCTGGGCGAATGGGCCCGGTTCTTTTTCAAGCCCCTGCTGACCGACCGTGCCGTAACCATGCGTGAGAGCAACAACCCTGAAGCAGCCCGCGCTATGCTGGAACAAGTGTTTGAAGGGCTGAAACGCACAGGCGGCGTTACGCTACCGCGTGAATTCGTCATGCTGGACCGTTCAGCCATTGGTCTTGGCAGCGCTTTCCTGCGTCTTGACGCCAAGCTGAACTGGCACAGAATGTTTGAAGGCCTGCTGGAAGGCTACAGCCTAGCTGCTTTGGAGCGCCAGCAAGCCGCCGCTTTGCAGCAGGCTGGAGTGCCGGGCCCTGACGCGCCCACTGCTTGA
- a CDS encoding nucleotidyltransferase family protein — protein MHNPNDHDHKHDYADNAPSHARDRMGDPARWEEVVLDEDGLPEIIPAGHSKAPAPGAPPLEISLVHWAIIQTILADFAASWTVCAYGSRARHEARERSNLNMVVMAPLPPPPARYAELNAALTDTALPWTVDLHSWDRLSAAVRERIWPDLVVIWPPAHQGQKPARP, from the coding sequence GTGCATAACCCCAACGACCATGACCATAAGCATGACTATGCTGACAACGCCCCCAGCCACGCCCGCGACCGCATGGGGGATCCAGCCCGCTGGGAGGAAGTGGTCCTGGACGAAGACGGCCTGCCAGAAATCATCCCAGCAGGTCATTCCAAAGCGCCTGCGCCAGGCGCGCCCCCTTTGGAAATCTCTCTTGTCCACTGGGCCATCATTCAGACCATCCTGGCTGATTTTGCAGCCAGCTGGACAGTGTGTGCCTATGGTTCCCGTGCGCGGCATGAAGCGCGCGAGCGCTCAAACCTCAACATGGTGGTGATGGCCCCCCTGCCACCGCCGCCAGCGCGCTATGCTGAACTCAACGCCGCCCTAACCGATACAGCCCTGCCCTGGACGGTAGACCTGCACAGCTGGGACAGGCTGTCTGCCGCTGTCCGCGAACGCATCTGGCCCGACCTAGTGGTCATCTGGCCCCCGGCGCACCAAGGGCAGAAGCCAGCCCGCCCCTGA
- a CDS encoding asparaginase → MQPHNPSSPLHSLWQAPAPANSERLMQPGGTECGKSWRHVGRGVGLALSLAAGLAAIQPGGANAATSAPNTGGNQPSSSGGKRCTLLVLATGGTIAGQPNGFSAVGYKAGSLSGADLVASVPALGHLAQLRVEQIANIPSQDMNEAVWRHLAARIHQADIHHEACGIVITHGTDTMEESAYFLHKTYGGHTPVVITGAMRPASATSADGPANLLAAARTALAPQADGRGVLVVMNDQIHSARNVSKTHTTALQTFRSLNGGVAGWVDDDQVRFAQAPDTRTPDHDPLYDLPGHDLPRVDIIYVHAGLDAQPVEDAVARGAQGLVLAGVGDGNAPKAVLEALDKARAKGVLVVRSRRPAEGFTNRDVEVNDSARGFVAAGRLSPVQARLLAQLIIATGPKGVGEVQRAFDAE, encoded by the coding sequence ATGCAGCCCCACAACCCCTCAAGCCCCCTACACTCCTTGTGGCAGGCCCCAGCTCCCGCCAATTCAGAGCGCCTTATGCAGCCAGGCGGCACAGAGTGTGGAAAATCATGGCGCCATGTGGGGCGCGGCGTGGGCTTGGCGCTTTCACTAGCTGCTGGGCTGGCGGCCATCCAGCCAGGGGGCGCCAACGCCGCTACCAGCGCCCCAAACACAGGCGGCAACCAGCCTTCAAGCTCAGGCGGCAAGCGCTGCACACTGCTTGTCCTGGCCACAGGGGGCACCATCGCTGGGCAGCCCAATGGCTTTTCAGCGGTCGGCTACAAGGCAGGCAGCCTTTCAGGGGCTGATTTGGTGGCCAGCGTGCCCGCCTTAGGGCATTTGGCGCAGCTGCGGGTGGAGCAGATCGCCAACATTCCAAGCCAAGACATGAACGAGGCCGTATGGCGCCATTTGGCAGCGCGCATCCACCAAGCGGACATCCACCATGAGGCCTGCGGCATCGTCATCACCCATGGCACGGACACCATGGAGGAAAGCGCCTATTTCCTCCACAAAACCTATGGTGGGCACACACCTGTCGTCATAACGGGCGCCATGCGCCCAGCTAGCGCCACCAGTGCTGATGGCCCAGCCAACTTGCTGGCAGCAGCGCGCACAGCCCTGGCGCCCCAGGCGGATGGGCGTGGCGTCCTTGTGGTGATGAACGACCAAATCCACAGCGCGCGCAACGTCAGCAAAACCCACACCACAGCGTTGCAAACGTTTCGCTCACTCAATGGCGGCGTGGCAGGCTGGGTGGATGACGACCAAGTGCGCTTCGCGCAGGCCCCAGACACCCGCACGCCAGACCATGACCCCCTTTACGACTTGCCTGGCCATGACCTGCCGCGGGTGGACATTATCTATGTTCACGCTGGGCTGGACGCCCAACCCGTTGAGGACGCCGTGGCGCGTGGCGCGCAAGGGCTAGTGCTGGCAGGCGTTGGCGATGGCAACGCCCCCAAGGCCGTGCTGGAGGCCCTAGACAAAGCCCGCGCCAAGGGCGTTTTGGTTGTGCGTTCACGCCGCCCAGCGGAGGGCTTCACCAACCGCGATGTGGAGGTCAATGACAGCGCGCGTGGCTTCGTGGCCGCTGGGCGGCTCAGCCCTGTTCAGGCACGCTTGTTAGCACAGCTTATCATCGCCACGGGCCCCAAGGGGGTGGGGGAAGTCCAGCGCGCTTTTGACGCGGAGTGA
- a CDS encoding aspartate-alanine antiporter-like transporter — translation MTATALHLLQHGWVQGGCFLRQFPLVALFLAMGLGALVGRVRVGGFRPGDVAGALLVAVLLSQCGVTVAPQVGMVLFALFIYAIGFGSGPEFFGSLGRSSLREVSIAVVLALTSLLCVLACAWWWGFDPGTAAGIASGALTQSDIIGTADTAIERLGLPPAQVALWQANVAVGFAVTYIFGLVGTLFLICQVMPRLAGRSIREAALEAGRAGAPGQPAPLHTSNPNGALPELLSRVYRVAQPGLTVGSVEAMGVSVPRARLEGHIVTPAPDAPLLEGDLVMLLGPRGHVASAGRRIGPEAADAFCMDTVLMRGRVRLGKDAGLFGHSHAALLADIAPVTGLRVHLQGVSRNGKALAPNAHKARTGDIITLYGLPGDVRRAAQQLGVLLAAGQKSALAYHGAGLALGLALGTLTLHVGPVPLTLGTGGGCLVAGLGMGWWHGRHPHVGNLPAPAASLMVDLGLPGFVAVTGLNAGRQMVGALLAHGASMFAAGLVVTVVPVTVATLFALKVLKYRNSALLAGALAGARSSNPTFGEALTQAGNMVPARSFVVTYAMANVLLTLLGPLIVGLLR, via the coding sequence GTGACGGCCACGGCACTACACCTCCTGCAGCACGGTTGGGTGCAGGGGGGGTGCTTCCTGCGCCAGTTCCCCCTGGTGGCGCTGTTCCTGGCCATGGGGCTGGGGGCCTTGGTGGGGCGCGTGCGCGTGGGTGGCTTCCGCCCAGGGGATGTGGCAGGCGCCCTTTTGGTGGCCGTGCTCCTGTCGCAGTGCGGTGTCACAGTGGCGCCCCAAGTGGGCATGGTCCTGTTCGCCCTGTTCATCTACGCCATCGGCTTTGGCTCTGGGCCAGAGTTCTTCGGCTCCCTTGGGCGCTCAAGCCTGCGTGAGGTCAGCATCGCTGTGGTGCTGGCGCTGACCAGCTTGCTGTGCGTCCTGGCCTGCGCTTGGTGGTGGGGGTTCGACCCTGGAACGGCAGCTGGCATCGCCTCAGGTGCATTGACGCAATCAGACATCATCGGCACTGCAGACACAGCCATAGAGCGCCTCGGCCTGCCTCCTGCCCAAGTGGCGCTCTGGCAAGCCAATGTGGCTGTCGGCTTTGCCGTGACCTACATTTTCGGTCTTGTTGGCACCTTGTTCCTGATATGCCAGGTGATGCCGCGCTTAGCAGGGCGCAGCATCAGGGAAGCTGCGCTGGAGGCGGGGCGCGCAGGCGCGCCAGGCCAACCAGCCCCCTTGCACACCTCCAATCCGAATGGCGCCCTGCCTGAACTTCTCAGCCGGGTTTACAGGGTGGCCCAGCCAGGGCTGACGGTGGGCAGCGTGGAGGCCATGGGGGTGAGCGTACCGCGCGCCCGCCTTGAAGGCCACATCGTCACGCCAGCGCCTGACGCCCCTTTGCTGGAAGGCGACCTAGTGATGCTCCTGGGGCCGCGGGGGCATGTGGCTTCGGCTGGGCGGCGCATCGGGCCTGAGGCGGCAGACGCCTTCTGCATGGACACCGTCCTGATGCGGGGCCGCGTGCGCCTTGGCAAGGATGCTGGGTTGTTCGGCCACAGCCATGCGGCCCTTCTGGCGGACATTGCGCCCGTCACGGGGCTGCGCGTTCACCTGCAGGGCGTCAGCCGCAACGGCAAGGCCTTGGCGCCAAACGCCCACAAAGCGCGCACAGGCGACATCATCACCCTGTACGGCCTGCCTGGGGACGTACGCCGTGCAGCCCAGCAGCTTGGCGTCTTGCTGGCAGCTGGGCAGAAATCAGCCCTGGCCTACCATGGCGCTGGGCTGGCACTCGGGCTGGCACTCGGGACGTTGACGCTGCATGTGGGCCCCGTGCCGCTGACGCTCGGCACAGGGGGTGGCTGCTTGGTGGCTGGGCTTGGGATGGGTTGGTGGCATGGGCGCCATCCCCATGTCGGCAATTTGCCAGCGCCAGCCGCCAGCCTGATGGTTGACCTTGGCCTGCCAGGCTTTGTGGCCGTAACGGGCCTCAACGCAGGGCGGCAGATGGTGGGCGCGCTGCTGGCCCATGGCGCCAGCATGTTTGCAGCCGGCCTGGTGGTAACGGTGGTGCCCGTCACGGTGGCCACCCTGTTCGCGCTCAAAGTCCTGAAGTACCGCAACAGCGCCCTGCTGGCGGGCGCCCTGGCGGGGGCGCGCAGTTCCAACCCAACTTTTGGCGAAGCCCTGACCCAGGCCGGCAACATGGTGCCGGCGCGCTCCTTTGTCGTCACCTACGCCATGGCCAATGTGCTCCTCACCCTTTTGGGGCCCTTGATCGTAGGGCTGCTGCGGTGA